Below is a genomic region from Triticum dicoccoides isolate Atlit2015 ecotype Zavitan chromosome 5A, WEW_v2.0, whole genome shotgun sequence.
TCCGGTTAATAGCTCTTGTCCCTTTGATCGAGCCAACGaagtggggaggagagggggaggctaaCAGGGGCATTAGGAGCGGTTTTTGACCTTCTTCCAAGAGCTTATTTTTAATCTATTGGTGTTCAGGGATGGCCGTTTCCCAGGATCTCTCGCGTGACTTGAGCTAACTAGGAGCATCtatgcaaatatatgagaaagaagacccgggggccctaggtttcactagtggcttctcttgagaaaaatagcaaacggtgggtaaacaaattactgttgggcaattgatagaacttcaaataatcatgacgatatccaggcaatgatcattacataggcatcacgtccaagattagtagaccgactccagcctgcatctactactattactccacacatcgaccgctatccagcaagcatctagtgtattaagttcatggaaaaacgaggcaatgcaataagaacaatgacatgatgtagacaagatccgtttatctatatggcggtagatatagatctcgtcttcttatccgtagtagcaatgatacatatgtgtcggttccccttctctcactgggatcaagcactgtaagatcgaacccactaccgggcacctcttcccattgcaagataaatagatcaagttggccaaacaaaatccaaatctcagagaagaaataggaggctataagagatcatgcatataagacatcaaagaaactcaaataactttcatggatataaaaagatatgaccgatcataaactcaaagttcatcagatcccaacaaacacaccgcaaaagagttacatcatatggatctccaagagaccattgtattgagaattcagcgagagagagagagagagagagagagagagagagacatctagctactaactacggacccgaaggtctacaaagaactactcatgcatcatcggagaggcaccaatggaagtggtgaacccctccgtgatgatgtctagattggatctggtggttctggactctgtggcggctggatgaatatttcgacgcttgttctagggtttctggaatattgtggtatttatagagcaaagaggcggtccggggggcacccgaggagggcacaacccaccagggcgcacctgggcctcctagcgcgccctggtgggttgtgcccccctcgaggcacccccaggtgcaaccagggcccattgccttccttctggctcataaaaaatcatcgtggagtttcgtggcatttggacttcgtttgatattgatttcctgcgatgtaaaaaacatggaaaaacagcaactggcacttgcactatgtcaataggttagtacccaaaactgatataaaataattataaaacatccaaggttgataataaaacagcatggaacaataaaaaattatagatacgttggagacgtatcagatgcctacaacaactagagaggaagctaatgatgatcattaAACTTTAGATCAACTTACTACTGAAGTTTGTAGGTCGACCAGAGCACGATCCGTACCAGagttgtacggtaatcctgtcaaggaagtcatgttactagaccaaggcgtacctatgaactatgaagaagctataatGAGTCCAaattctgacagatggcttgaggccatgcaatctgagataggatccatgtatgagaacaaagtgtggactttgatggacttgcccgatgaatggcaagccatagagaataaatggatcttcaagaataagactgacgctgatggtaatgttactgtctacaaagctcgacttgtcgcaaaaggtttttgacaagttcaagggattgactatgatgagactttctcacccgtagcgatgcttaagtccgtccgaatcatgttagcaattgccgaattttatgattatggaaatctggcaaatggatgtcaaatacTGCATTCCTCTACGATGAGACTCTCACGTGACTTGGGCTGACTAGGAGCATCTATGCGAGGTCGGACAACGCCGTATGTCCTGCTAGAGAACCACACTCGTGAAATCCAAACCCTCAAACCCATGCAATCCATACAAGCATATCATATATATAGCGCACAAAATCATCACAATTGAACTATTCAACAATGcaacaaaagcaaaaaaaaaatctcAGTGAAACAATCTAAAGATGCTAGAATGAAATTGAATCCCGGGTCTCGGCTGGCCAATGAGATGAACCATTGGTCGGATGCCATCAGTGTCCAAGGAGTAGAAGCTCCAAAGACCCTTTCGCGGTTAATATCTCTTCTCCCTTTGATCGAGCCGGCGaagtggggaggagagggggaggctatCAGGGGCATTAGGAGCGGTTTTTGACCTTCTTCCAAGAGCATATTTTTGATCGATTGGTGTTCAGGGATGGCCGTTTCCCAGGATCTCTCACGTGACTTGGGCTAACTAGGAGCATCTATGCGAGATCGGACAACGCCAGATGACCCCTCATATGTCATGCCGAAGGAACCACACTCGTGAAATGTAAACCCTCAAACCCATGCAATCCATACAAGCGTATCATATAGTATAGCGCACAAATTCAACACAACTCAACTATTAAACAATGCAACAAAGCAAAAAAAAACTCAGTTAAACAATCTGAACATGCTAAAATGAAATTGAATCCCGGGTCACAGCTGGCCAACGTGATGAACGACTGTCGGATGCCATCCGTGTCCAAGCAGTAGAAGGAAGCTCGAGAGACCCTATCCGGGTTAATAGCTGATCTCCCTTTGATCGAGCCCTTAAAGTTGAGAATGTGCTCCACCTCCGAGTCCATCTCCGGTTGGACGCTTATGAGCATGATCATTTCGACTTGTTCTCCCGAATCCAACGAATCGAAGAACTCATCTTGAGCAATTTCATGAAGCTCCGTTGGTCCATACTCCTCGTGTGACGAAACATCGGAATCCATTGTTTCGCCTAGAAAAAGTCAAAAAGAAAAACTGTCTAGAATGTTTGAGAGGGGTTTGAGGTGCCGGTCGTAGATGCTCTAATTCATGGCACTGTCTAAAGTAAACCCATGATTTGCATGAGGAGCGGCATCCCGGTGCATGGTGCATGCATACACGTCTTGGCGTGGCGCTGGCAAGCGCGGAGCGAGCCGTTTATGAGTTTTGGCACGAGGCGGAGGGAAACTGACCAAGTGGATGCACAGATTGAGTTTGAGCTGCAAGGCGGGAATCCCAAAACCGCGTCCcgccctcccctcgcctcccctccGTGTAACAGATAAGATAGACcacagaaagaagaaaagaaaggcTCCAACGGAAACAAAAATCTTTTGACCGCAGAGGACCGGACAGGACAGCAGCACCggagcgagggagggagggaggccgaGAAGCCCTGGCGCCGCTATAAGACGACAAGCCACGCCCAGCTCAATCATTCATCCTCCTCCCTCTCCGCGCCGCCACCCTCCTCCCTTCTCTTTCAGCGACGAGACGAGAACGAGATGGCCGTCCTCCTCCGCGCACGCTCCCACCTCCTCTCCGGCGCCATCCGCCGCAGCTTGCTCGGGTAAGCGCAacctgtcctcctcctcctcctcctccacccgtCGCTTCTTCCCGTCCCGTGCCCTTTTCTCACCCCGCCTTGTGTTTCTGTTCCAGGGAGCGCGGGCGCGGCGCGCGAAGGTTCTCGACCGACCCAACCACCGTCGGCGAGGCTGCAGCCACCGGCCGCGGTGCGACGACCGGCGGGACCGCCGCAAACACCAGCGGGTGAGATctcctgcttctccttcttcttcttcctgttctTCTTCGCGATGCAACTTTTCGATGGCGTGGCTTTTTTTGATCCCGTCGGTTCTCGTTGATCCCCCGGCCCTATCGTGAAAGTTCTGATATTTATCTCCATGCATGCAGGGTTCCGACGAAGACGAACGGCGGCGGGCCAGCGAATGGACGAGGGGCGGCGAACGGCGGGTTAGATCCGGCCCTCGTCCTccatgtttttcttttcttttcttcttctcgatGCAACTTTTGGCGCAAAGATTGACTCTTTTGTCGCGACCGACCATTGCAGGGGTGGAGCGAGCGGAGGTGGGGCTCCggccaacggcggcggcggcgcggtcacCGGCTCAGGCAACGGGTAAGAACTAAAAACCCATGCATCTTCCGTCTTTTCGTGCTTCCTCGTCGCCCAGCGCGCTACTGTATTGTCAAGTTGCTTGATTGATGTATTGGTGCTTGGTCCCTCGGTCCCATCCAAGCGAGAAAGATCGGTTTTTTTGATTTTACTTGACCTTGACGTCGCATGCATGCAGGAGCGGTGGATGCGGATGCGCTGCGGTGGCGGACCTGCGGACGGATGTATTCACCGAGGTGGGGAGGGTGCGGGGCTGCTACAACACCCTCGCCGAGGTGGATGAGAAGCTGATGGCGGAAATAACGAGCGTTAAGCTGGAAGCCGCGTGAGTTTCCTCATCTTTTCTACCATTCCCTCTCTCCATGCCCATAGTCTTCTCCAGTAGACTCATCTAATCTTTTCCTTGTCTACTGTTTGCAGCATGAACCAAGTGCGATCCAAAGAGAAACTTGTTACTACAATTTACACGATGTTTGGATCCGCCGTCGCCTTCACTTTTGCGGGCGCCACTCTGATTGGGGGCTACGTGCACGACTTCGTCGTGCACGAAGCTGCCAAGGAAGTACGCGCCAAGCTTCGTCTGGACAAGGCCAAGGGTTTGTCTTTctcctctttctctttctctttctctgtgTGTTCATGTATTCATGTAGTCCAGTACTAGTACTCATGCAT
It encodes:
- the LOC119297757 gene encoding keratin, type I cytoskeletal 13-like, with protein sequence MAVLLRARSHLLSGAIRRSLLGERGRGARRFSTDPTTVGEAAATGRGATTGGTAANTSGVPTKTNGGGPANGRGAANGGGGASGGGAPANGGGGAVTGSGNGSGGCGCAAVADLRTDVFTEVGRVRGCYNTLAEVDEKLMAEITSVKLEAAMNQVRSKEKLVTTIYTMFGSAVAFTFAGATLIGGYVHDFVVHEAAKEVRAKLRLDKAKGTTPPPAAPPAAGSPPK